Proteins encoded together in one Psilocybe cubensis strain MGC-MH-2018 chromosome 8, whole genome shotgun sequence window:
- a CDS encoding putative glycosidase C21B10.07, with protein sequence MRPVSLGVALSIQLFSAQLGLLSANAYDIVKDYSGATFFDGFHFYGSYDNLTSGDVDYVTRENATAKRLAFVNGEGRAVMRVDNATDTIYLEKRESVRIESRLWYGPGTLWIADIVHMPFGCSVWPALWTTGKNWPDDGEIDIIEGINLMENNQVALHTTPGCMHIDPPPPNQRGVSRQLNCTIDAGCTVGETAPNSFGAGFNAAGGGVYATQFDESGIWFWSRPNIPKSILEATSTSSITSLDDWGPATASYPSGPHCEITKFFKAQKIIINITLCGIWAGNPEFYTPQCGNQGVTGLCYNDNVVGFGTARKYDNAYFEFNYLRTYTNGQAQVFDPDVDSDTSPSSSSGTRSPPSSTGSSGASSTNTPGTSAASGLQSFAAKGLASVAGAVSLALSML encoded by the exons ATGCGACCGGTTTCCTTAGGGGTCGCGCTTTCTATCCAACTCTTTTCGGCGCAGCTTGGGCTGTTGTCAGCTAATGCCTACGACATTGTAAAAGATTACTCAGGCGCCACGTTTTTCGACGGGTTCCACTTTTACGGGAGTTACGACAACTTGACCTCTG GTGATGTGGACTACGTTACCAGAGAGAATGCCACAGCCAAAAGACTTGCGTTCGTCAATGGTGAGGGACGTGCTGTCATGAGAGTAGACAACGCTACCGACACAATTTATCTGGAAAAGCGAGAATCT GTAAGAATCGAGAGTAGACTTTGGTATGGCCCGGGAACTCTGTGGATAGCAGACATTGTCCATATGCCCTTTGGTTGTTCG GTATGGCCAGCACTATGGACTACTGGTAAAAACTGGCCAGATGATGGAGAAATCGA TATTATCGAAGGCATTAATCTTATGGAAAACAACCAAGTGGCTCTCCACACCACTCCTGGATGCATGCACATAGaccctcctccacccaaTCAACGTGGTGTTTCACGGCAGCTGAACTGCACGATTGATGCTGGATGCACAGTTGGGGAGACTGCACCCAACAGCTTTGGTGCCGGGTTCAAtgctgctggaggaggtGTATATGCAACTCAATTCGACGAGAGcgg CATCTGGTTCTGGAGT CGTCCTAACATTCCTAAATCCATCCTTGAAGCCACGTCGACGTCATCCATCACCAGTTTAGACGATTGGGGCCCTGCTACAGCGAGCTACCCTTCCGGCCCTCACTGCGAAATTACCAAGTTCTTCAAGGCCCAGAAAATTATCATCAACATTACGCTTTGCGGTATCTG GGCAGGAAATCCTGAGTTTTACACCCCCCAATGCGGTAACCAAGGAGTAACTGGATTATGC TACAACGACAACGTGGTTGGCTTTGGGACCGCCCGTAAATATGACAACGCGTACTTTGAGTTCAACTATCTACGAACATACACCAATGGCCAGGCTCAAGTCTTCGACCCAGATGTTGACTCAGATACCAGCCCGAGCTCATCTAGCGGTACTCGTTCCCCACCAAGCTCGACAGGAAGCAGCGGTGCAAGTTCGACTAACACCCCAGGTACCAGCGCTGCGTCTGGACTACAATCTTTTGCCGCTAAAGGATTGGCCAGCGTCGCTGGTGCAGTCAGTCTGGCATTATCTATGCTGTGA
- a CDS encoding Protein transport protein SEC24 — protein sequence MATPSDQLPPGWEAEWDATHQRYLFIETQTGHTQWEPPSAGSAGLGPVPTGSPQPTHSHTKRRQYAAGQTQAYYGDTATDPGYGAQAPGLQANLQPQGPLFTPGLVAENQFAAQQSQPGAPGQPGYYGQGEPEYINGPAFNQQPQYGQAPVDALANQFGAMGMGQKQLQLFTTNLLTSPPEPRDLQRPPPEIRLPPNSCISPSPTANADPSYCRSTINAIPTTSSLLTKSKLPLALVLTPYRSLDEGEDPVPLVTDTVIARCRRCRTYINPYVQFIDGGNRWRCCMCNMTNEVPQLFDWDQVRNQPGDRWARAELNHSCVEFVAPTEYMVRPPQPAVYVFLIDVSHTAVQSGMVATATRTILENLDRIPDEDERTKIAIICYDVSLYFFSMTPGSTESSMLVVSDIDDVFLPKPNDLLVNIAEARASLEALLGKIGDMFQENSIIGSALGPALQAGFKLMAPIGGKIIVLSSTLPSVGPGALKNREDPKILGTAKESACLPHYTSGQTYYYPAFNAGRTEDAIKFAHEFGEVLATPIMLEAVMRVRASRGLRMAAFHGNFFVRSTDLLAMPAVPQDQSYAIEVQIEEAITTPFVVFQTAVLHTTCYGERRIRVITMALPTTTNLSEVFASADQIAITTFFANKAVERSLTHKLEDSRDYVFQKLVELLVSYKTSMTSSGAGASAQLAISDNLKMLPVLVLGLLKNVGIRQSAQIPPDIRAYSQALLTSLPSQQLIPYLYPSFYSLHNMPPEAGTIGEEGVILPPLLPLTSERLERHGLFLIEDGQTIFLWVGRDAVPQLVQDVFDLPSYDVLRGGKTTLRTLENPFSQRVNAIIQKIRESRRGVYHPHLYIVKEDGEPPLRLWALSMLIQDRADMLPSYQQFISSLKDKVNVM from the exons ATGGCCACCCCTTCAGACCAATTGCCCCCAGGATGGGAAGCAGAATG GGATGCTACACATCAGCGATATCTCTTCATTG AAACCCAAACCGGACACACTCAATGGGAACCCCCTTCAGCAGGTTCTGCAGGTCTCGGGCCCGTGCCAACTGGATCTCCCCAGCCAACTCATTCGCACACGAAGCGTCGTCAATACGCTGCCGGACAGACCCAGGCATACTACGGGGACACTGCTACTGATCCAGGCTACGGAGCCCAAGCGCCGGGATTGCAAGCAAATCTGCAACCTCAAGGTCCCTTGTTTACTCCAGGCCTCGTAGCGGAGAACCAGTTCGCTGCGCAACAATCTCAGCCAGGCGCTCCTGGGCAACCTGGATATTACGGTCAAGGAGAGCCGGAATATATCAATGGACCTGCTTTTAATCAGCAGCCGCAATATGGTCAAGCCCCTGTAGATGCTTTGGCTAACCAATTCGGTGCAATGGGGATGGGTCAAAAGCAATTGCAGCTCTTTACAACTAACCTTCTGACTTCCCCACCGGAGCCTCGCGATTTGCAGCGTCCCCCACCTGAAATTAGACTACCTCCCAATTCATGTATTTCCCCTTCGCCTACGGCAAATGCAGACCCAAGTTACTGCAGGTCCACCATCAACGCTATACCAACGACGTCATCTTTGTTGACTAAATCCAAACTCCCCCTCGCTCTGGTGTTGACTCCTTACCGATCCTTGGACGAAGGCGAGGACCCTGTCCCTCTAGTTACCGACACAGTGATTGCGCGGTGCCGTCGTTGCAGAACTTATATCAATCCATATGTTCAATTTATTGATGGAGGCAATCG CTGGAGATGTTGTATGTGCAATATGACCAATGAAGTTCCTCAACTTTTCGATTGGGACCAGGTTCGCAACCAACCCGGAGATCGTTGGGCTCGTGCAGAACTCAACCATTCCTGCGTTGAGTTTGTTGCACCCACTGAATATATGGTCCGCCCGCCTCAACCCGCTGTTTACGTTTTCTTGATCGACGTAAGCCATACTGCGGTCCAATCCG GAATGGTCGCTACTGCCACACGTACCATCCTCGAGAATTTGGACCGTATACCTGACGAAGACGAGAGGACAAAAATTGCGATTATTTGTTATGACGTGTCACTGTATTTCTTTTCAATGACA CCAGGGTCAACGGAATCATCAATGCTTGTAGTCTCTGATATCGATGACGTCTTCTTGCCCAAACCCAACGACCTTCTCGTTAACATCGCTGAAGCAAGGGCATCTTTAGAGGCTCTTTTGGGTAAAATTGGTGATATGTTCCAAGAAAACAGCATCATTGGAAGTGCTCTAGGGCCTGCCCTTCAAGCTGGCTTCAAGCTCATG GCACCCATTGGCGGCAAGATCATTGTTTTATCGTCTACCTTGCCTTCTGTTGGTCCAGGTGCTCTTAAAAACCGAGAAGATCCCAAAATTCTTGGAACTGCAAAG GAATCGG CCTGCCTACCGCATTACACCTCTGGTCAGACCTACTATTACCCCGCATTCAATGCAGGAAGGACCGAAGATGCCATAAAGTTTGCTCACGAATTTGGCGAGGTCCTGGCTACACCCATCATGTTGGAGGCCGTCATGCGCGTGCGTGCTTCTCGAG GATTGCGCATGGCTGCCTTCCACGGAAATTTCTTTGTCCGCTCGACCGACCTTTTGGCCATGCCTGCTGTCCCTCAGGACCAGTCTTACGCTATTGAAGTTCAAATCGAGGAAGCTATCACTACTCCCTTCGTCGTTTTCCAGACTGCAGTGCTGCACACAACCTGCTATG GCGAGCGTCGCATTCGTGTCATTACTATGGCACTGCCAACCACCACCAATCTTTCGGAGGTGTTCGCCTCTGCTGATCAAATTGCTATCACTACTTTCTTCGCCAACAAGGCTGTAGAAAGGTCTTTGACGCATAAGTTGGAAGATAGCAGGGATTACGTCTTCCAGAAGCTTGTCGAACTCCTTGTATCGTACAAGACCAGCATGACCTCCAGTGGTGCAGGCGCCAGCGCACAGCTGGCCATCTCGGACAACTTGAAGATGTTGCCCGTCCTCGTTCTCGGTCTTCTGAAAAAC GTTGGCATCCGCCAAAGTGCCCAAATACCTCCAGATATTCGCGCATATTCCCAGGCACTGCTCACCTCGCTGCCATCCCAGCAGCTCATCCCCTATCTATACCCTTCTTTCTACTCCCTGCATAATATGCCCCCTGAGGCAGGCACCATCGGCGAGGAGGGAGTCATCTTACCCCCATTACTTCCTCTCACTTCAGAGCGGTTAGAAAGGCATGGCCTATTCTTGATCGAGGATGGACAGACTATCTTCCTCTGGGTTGGCCGCGATGCTGTTCCTCAGCTCGTCCAGGACGTATTCGATCTGCCCAGTTACGATGTCTTGCGCGGTGGCAAG ACCACTCTTCGAACACTCGAGAACCCATTCTCGCAGCGTGTCAATGCCATCATCCAAAAGATCCGCGAGAGCCGTCGTGGCGTATACCACCCACATCTGTACATCGTCAAGGAGGACGGCGAGCCACCACTCAGACTCTGGGCCCTAAGCATGCTTATCCAGGACCGCGCCGATATGTTGCCCAGCTACCAGCAATTCATCTCGTCTCTAAAAGACAAGGTAAATGTCATGTAA
- a CDS encoding putative endo-beta-1,4-glucanase D yields the protein MLFKQISLTALLTFVVSVSAHYTFPDLIVNGVNTGDWVNVRRTNNYNSQSPVTDVTSADFRCYTSETHATASTATVAAGSTIGIGADQPVYHPGVVNVYMAKAPGNVSTFDGSGAVWFKVFQIPAVTDGGRTITFPAQNINAVNFQIPKNLPSGQYLVRVEQIALHSASTFGGAQFYLSCAQINVTGGGNGTPGPLVSIPGVYTGREPGIMLNIYYPIPTTYVQPGPAVWSG from the exons ATGCTTTTCAAGCAAATATCATTGACCGCTTTGCTCACGTTTGTAGTATCTGTATCTGCTCACT ACACATTTCCTGACCTCATTGTCAACGGTGTCAACACAGGAGATTGGGTCAATGTAAGGCGAACGAATAACTACAACAGTCAATCTCCC GTCACCGACGTTACCAGTGCGGACTTCCGATGCTACACCTCGGAGACGCATGCTACTGCATCGACCGCCACAGTTGCAGCTGGGTCGACGATCGGCATTGGTGCTGACCAGCCTGTATATCACCCTGGA GTTGTAAACGTCTACATGGCAAAAGCACCCGGAAACGTGTCCACTTTCGATGGTAGTGGTGCTGTCTGGTTCAAG GTTTTCCAAATTCCCGCAGTCACCGATGGCGGAAGAACTATCACGTTCCCAGCTCAGA ACATCAACGCTGTGAATTTCCAGATCCCAAAGAACTTGCCCTCTGGCCAGTATCTTGTACGCGTAGAGCAGATTGCCTTGCACTCTGCAAGTACATTCGGAGGCG CACAATTCTACCTTAGCTGTGCTCAAATCAACGTAACCGGTGGTGGAAATGGTACTCCAGGTCCCCTTGTCTCGATTCCAGGCGTCTACACTGGAAGG GAGCCCGGCATCATGCTCAACATCTATTATC CCATCCCCACTACCTACGTCCAGCCCGGTCCC GCCGTGTGGAGTGGGTGA
- a CDS encoding Endo-beta-1,4-glucanase D, producing the protein MKLAITALLSFAASAAAHYTFPDLLVAGKNTGDWVNVRKTNNFNSQSPVTDVTSADFRCYTSQTQATASTATVAAGSQIGIQADQSMYHPGVVNVYMAKAPGNVSTWDGSGAVWFKVYQISAVTDGGSTITFPAQNLLSVSFTLPKNLPSGQYLVRMEQIALHAASTFGGAQFYLSCAQINVTGGGNGTPGPLVAIPGVYTGNEPGILINIYYPVPKTYVQPGPAVWSG; encoded by the exons ATGAAGCTGGCTATCACTGCTCTGCTTTCTTTCGCTGCCTCTGCTGCTGCCCATT ACACATTCCCCGACCTCCTCGTGGCCGGTAAAAACACAGGAGACTGGGTTAACGTCAGGAAGACTAACAACTTCAATTCTCAATCACCC GTCACCGATGTAACAAGTGCCGATTTTAGGTGTTACACCTCCCAGACTCAGGCCACTGCATCCACTGCCACCGTAGCTGCAGGGTCACAGATCGGCATTCAGGCCGATCAATCCATGTACCACCCGGGT GTTGTCAATGTTTACATGGCGAAGGCTCCCGGAAACGTCTCGACTTGGGATGGAAGTGGTGCTGTTTGGTTCAAG GTATATCAAATCAGTGCCGTCACTGACGGTGGATCAACCATCACTTTCCCAGCACAAA ACTTGCTTTCTGTATCGTTCACACTCCCCAAGAACTTGCCATCCGGACAATACCTTGTGCGCATGGAGCAGATTGCTCTTCACGCTGCAAGCACCTTCGGCGGTG CTCAATTCTACCTGAGCTGCGCTCAAATTAACGTTACCGGTGGAGGAAATGGAACCCCCGGACCTCTTGTCGCCATCCCCGGTGTTTACACTGGAAAT GAACCTGGAATCTTGATCAACATCTACTACC CTGTTCCAAAGACGTACGTCCAACCCGGACCT GCTGTCTGGAGTGGGTGA
- a CDS encoding putative endo-beta-1,4-glucanase D, giving the protein MFSKQLILAFLASSVTLVSAHYTFPALLVNGAATGNWHITTQHHYIVDFRHLTIYTGDRRPRARISAATPPRPEPLLKLPPLPAGSTIGFRSDDPIYHDGVLNIYMAKAPGSAANFDGSGNVWFKVHEISAVTNGGRSISFPATNLRDVTFTIPRSLPSGEYLVRIEHIALHSASSFQGAQFYISCAQINVTGGGNGTPGPLVSFPGAYNGREPGIQINIYYPIPTQYIQPGPAVWRG; this is encoded by the exons ATGTTCTCGAAGCAGCTCATCCTCGCTTTCCTTGCGTCTTCCGTGACCCTCGTGTCGGCTCATT ATACTTTCCCCGCACTTCTTGTCAACGGCGCTGCCACTGGCAACTGG CATATCACCACCCAACATCATTACATAGTCGATTTCAGACATCTCACAATATACACAGGTGACAGACGTCCTCGAGCCAGGATATCCGCTGCTACACCTCCGAGACCAGAGCCACTGCTCAAACTGCCACCGTTACCCGCCGGATCCACAATTGGCTTCCGCTCCGATGACCCCATCTACCACGACGGT GTCCTGAACATCTACATGGCCAAAGCTCCCGGCAGCGCGGCTAACTTTGATGGCAGCGGCAACGTGTGGTTCAAGGTCCACGAAATAAGCGCCGTTACTAATGGCGGCAGGAGCATTTCTTTCCCAGCTACCA ACTTGCGAGACGTCACCTTCACCATCCCCCGCAGCCTTCCATCGGGCGAATACCTCGTCCGCATCGAGCACATCGCCTTGCACAGTGCGAGTAGCTTCCAAGGAG CCCAATTCTACATCAGCTGCGCGCAGATCAACGTCACCGGTGGCGGAAACGGCACCCCCGGCCCCCTCGTCTCGTTCCCTGGCGCCTACAACGGAAGG GAACCCGGCATTCAGATCAACATCTACTACCCCATCCCCACCCAATACATCCAGCCCGGCCCA GCTGTCTGGCGCGGATAA
- a CDS encoding ATP-dependent RNA helicase dhh1, whose amino-acid sequence MEHRFHALPPELIRKVGQDPHAVGIIVSVIFILTYFSAVFILASFDHPSPSLLLLVCKTAHEWMIPILYHSLKFTTAGQLSKFLSSHDLPDDLMCSSFSPPSSRLGLIQNMHIGETPTDKGNLFYGSTSWPLTIITRLFWLARSLKRLTILNLDQNKWRMLEHAVPGTLEYLALGPIHGPFRPQDLKQAPPLKMFTSVLTFMRDDEVQDVVCYPTMRRVRRILESSSMAPHWAIEQVRCVSKSKGLERMEMLLLGRSQYTEVVAVVMEEQAKVVSADPRVVIEKDTRGWVAILYDEWEDCRLQFLPETRKIVLFYPETWRPMNILKLSTAANPLTAPLPRKEGISPAERAADRFSISGNAIVTGGAGGIGLACVRALLEHGASGVCIFDLDARFSSPSAQADLRAIHAEFPDRKIVEEVVNVSQENDVRRGVESAVQKLGGVSVLLCAAGIAKDCEATEITMEFWRQIQDTNTTGSFLCAQAVGKEMIKQGQGGSIILIASIAAHRAIFPINHTAYCVSKAGVLQLTKSLAAEWARHGIRVNSISPGYIETPMTQVEEFALGKRIWEEHNPMGRMGVAEEIAGPVVMLASPAGRYVTGVDLVIDGESFLFTAPNPLSSSFLSDNQATSPYHTHPYPTPGNMSTAATSSSSTPASVDSSWKSGLRPPPKDIRPQTEDVTATKGTEFEDMFLKRELLMGIFEAGFEKPSPIQEEAIPIALAKRDILARAKNGTGKTAAFVIPSLQQIDITKPKIQALLLVPTRELALQTSQVCKILGKHMGLQVMVTTGGTTLKDDILRLSETVHVLVGTPGRILDLAGKGVADLSDCPVFVMDEADKLLSPEFAPVMEQLLSFLPTDRQVMLFSATFPMIVKDFKEKHMRNPYEINLMDELTLRGVTQYYAYVEERQKVHCLNTLFSKLQINQSIIFCNSTNRVELLAKKVTELGYSCFYSHAKMLQSHRNRVFHDFRNGVCRNLVCSDLLTRGIDIQAVNVVINFDFPKNSETYLHRIGRSGRFGHLGLAINLVTYEDRFNLYKIEQELGTEIQPIPQTIDRGLYVAPSGGEESQVQRAPQQARQQVAPAPAPVAAAPVQRNGQQQPQQQQPPQQQQQQQHQQQQQIPARQNGAPQQQPRGQPAYRGGVPVGR is encoded by the exons ATGGAGCACCGATTCCATGCTTTGCCTCCGGAATTGATACGCAAAGTCG GGCAAGATCCACACGCAGTCGGCATCATAGTTTCCGTCATATTTATTCTGACCTATTTCTCCGCAGTCTTTATCCTAGCCAGCTTCGACCACCCTTCTCCGTCCCTCCTTCTCCTAGTCTGCAAGACAGCCCACGAATGGATGATTCCCATCCTCTACCACTCTCTCAAGTTCACGACCGCCGGACagctttcaaaatttcttTCGTCTCATGACCTACCAGATGACCTCATGTGCTCGTCATTCTCACCGCCATCGTCGCGTCTAGGCCTCATCCAAAACATGCACATCGGAGAAACACCAACAGACAAAGGCAACCTCTTCTACGGCTCGACCAGCTGGCCGCTCACGATCATCACCCGCCTGTTCTGGCTCGCGCGGTCGCTGAAGCGGCTTACGATCCTCAACCTCGACCAGAATAAGTGGCGTATGCTCGAGCACGCGGTGCCTGGCACGCTCGAGTACCTCGCGCTGGGACCGATACACGGGCCGTTTAGGCCGCAGGATCTCAAGCAGGCGCCGCCGCTCAAGATGTTCACGAGCGTGCTCACGTTCATGCGCGACGACGAGGTGCAGGACGTCGTGTGTTACCCGACTATGCGGCGCGTGCGGAGGATCCTGGAGAGCTCGAGTATGGCGCCGCACTGGGCGATCGAGCAAGTGCGCTGTGTGAGTAAGAGCAAGGGGCTGGAGAGGATGGAGATGCTGCTGCTTGGTAGGTCGCAGTATACCgaggtggtggcggtggtgatgGAGGAACAAGCGAAAGTCGTGTCGGCGGACCCGAGGGTGGTTATTGAGAAGGACACTAGGGGTTGGGTGGCAATTTTATATGACGAGTGGGAAGATTGTAGACTCCAGTTTCTGC CGGAAACGCGCAAAATTGTGTTATTCTACCCAGAAACTTGGAGACCGATGAATATATTGAAGCTTTCAACTGCTGCGAATCCGCTCACGGCGCCGCTCCCCAGAAAAGAGGGCATAAGCCCCGCTGAGAGGGCCGCCGACCGGTTCTCCATCTCAGGCAACGCGATCG TGACCGGAGGTGCAGGCGGGATAGGCCTCGCATGCGTCCGCGCGCTGCTCGAGCACGGCGCATCGGGAGTGTGCATTTTCGACCTCGATGCTCGGTTCTCGAGTCCGAGCGCCCAAGCGGATCTACGCGCCATCCACGCCGAGTTTCCTGATAGAAAAAtcgtggaggaggtggtgaaTGTTTCGCAGGAGAATGATGTACGGCGCGGGGTCGAGAGTGCGGTGCAAAAGCTAGGTGGTGTGAGCGTGCTGCTGTGTGCTGCAGGGATCGCAAAGGACTGCGAGGCGACGGAGATCACGATGGAATTTTGGAGGCAGATTCAGGATACGAATACGACAGGGTCGTTTTTGTGCGCCCAGGCGGTTGGGAA GGAAATGATTAAGCAGGGTCAAGGAGGGagcatcatcctcatcgcGTCCATTGCAGCGCACAGGGCCATCTTCCCCATCAACCACACTGCGTACTGCGTCTCCAAAGCCGGTGTCCTGCAGCTCACCAAGTCGCTCGCGGCCGAGTGGGCACGACACGGTATCCGCGTGAACAGTATCAGCCCAGGTTACATTGAGACGCCGATGACACAGGTGGAGGAGTTTGCACTAGGAAAGCGCATTTGGGAGGAGCACAATCCGATGGGCCGCATGGGTGTTGCGGAGGAGATTGCAGGCCCGGTGGTTATGCTAGCGAGCCCGGCGGGGAGGTATGTGACTGGTGTGGATCTGGTGATTGATGGTGAGTCTTTCTTGTTC ACAGCTCCGAATCCCCTCAGCTCTTCCTTTTTATCCGACAACCAAGCCACGTCGCCTTACCACACCCATCCATACCCAACCCCAGGCAACATGTCTACCGCAGCtacctcttcatcgtcgac CCCAGCCAGCGTCGATTCATCCTGGAAATCGGGCCTCCGACCTCCTCCAAAAGATATCCGCCCCCAGACGGAAGATGTCACAGCAACAAAGGGCACAGAATTTGAGGACATGTTCCTCAAGCGTGAGCTCCTGATGGGCATCTTTGAGGCCGGATTCGAGAAACCTTCTCCCATTCAGGAAGAAGCCATACCCATTGCCCTGGCCAAACGTGATATTCTCGCCCGTGCAAAGAACGGCACTGGCAAAACAGCCGCTTTCGTCATCCCATCCCTCCAGCAAATCGATATCACCAAGCCCAAGATTCAGGCTCTTCTACTCGTGCCCACCCGTGAGCTTGCCCTCCAGACATCCCAGGTATGCAAGATCCTCGGCAAACATATGGGCCTCCAGGTCATGGTCACCACCGGCGGTACCACCCTCAAAGATGACATTTTGCGTTTATCCGAGACCGTCCATGTTCTTGTCGGAACCCCTGGCCGTATCCTGGATCTCGCAGGCAAGGGCGTGGCAGACCTTAGCGACTGCCCCGTCTTTGTTATGGATGAAGCAGACAAGCTTCTTTCACCAGAATTTGCTCCTGTAATGGAGCAGCTCCTTTCATTCCTCCCCACAGACCGTCAGGTTATGTTGTTCAGTGCCACCTTCCCAATGATAGTTAAAGACTTCAAG GAAAAACACATGCGCAACCCCTATGAAATCAACCTCATGGATGAGCTTACCTTACGTGGTGTCACCCAATATTACGCATACGTCGAAGAGCGCCAAAAAGTTCATTGTCTCAATACCTTGTTCTCAAAG CTTCAAATTAATCAATCTATCATCTTTTGTAATTCCACCAACCGAGTCGAGCTGCTCGCCAAAAAGGTGACCGAGCTAGGCTACTCGTGCTTCTACTCGCACGCAAAGATGCTGCAGTCGCACCGCAACCGCGTGTTCCACGACTTCCGTAACGGTGTATGCCGCAACCTCGTCTGCTCGGACTTGCTCACGCGCGGTATCGACATCCAGGCCGTGAACGTCGTTATCAACTTTGACTTCCCCAAGAACAGCGAGACGTACCTGCACCGCATCGGTCGTTCTGGGCGCTTTGGCCATCTCGGTCTCGCGATCAATCTGGTCACGTATGAGGACAGGTTTAACCTGTACAAGATCGAGCAGGAGCTGGGCACGGAGATTCAGCCGATCCCGCAGACGATTGATAGGGGGCTGTATGTCGCCCCGAGCGGCGGGGAGGAGTCGCAGGTGCAGAGAGCGCCTCAGCAGGCCAGGCAGCAGGTTGCGCCTGCGCCAGctcctgttgctgctgctcctgTACAAAGGAACGGACAGCAGCAacctcagcaacagcaaccaccccagcagcaacagcagcagcagcatcaacaacagcaacagatTCCTGCGAGGCAGAACGGTGCACCTCAGCAACAGCCTAGGGGTCAACCCGCTTACCGTGGCGGCGTCCCTGTAGGCCGATGA